In Juglans microcarpa x Juglans regia isolate MS1-56 chromosome 4S, Jm3101_v1.0, whole genome shotgun sequence, a single window of DNA contains:
- the LOC121262755 gene encoding uncharacterized protein LOC121262755 produces MGINIARGFCTKHYNKYKHFPRGRLGLYHFDAPYLIIRYPDSSKVLKLLVYSMLLALLVVSFPLIRYTIRGFSASSPAIILDAKPPGSGRESCFPKQWGGGNHIQLASDFKGNEMDLIFVTDLKRHNSILSKTFDFAWASNFLTTADFIDHTLKIDDIITIELGKNPSVPFSRSSYYKIVYLRWLDSTVIVMKKTSLAIAKKATLKNLEDVLLESP; encoded by the exons ATGGGCATCAACATTGCTCGTGGTTTCTGCACCAAACACTACAATAAATACAAGCACTTTCCTAGAGGTAGGCTTGGATTGTACCATTTTGACGCTCCATATTTGATAATCAGGTATCCCGACTCCTCCAAGGTTTTGAAGCTTCTCGTCTACTCCATGCTTTTAGCATTGCTCGTTGTTTCTTTCCCATTGATAAGATACACCATTAGAGGATTCTCAGCCTCTTCGCCAGCCATTATTTTGGATGCTAAA CCTCCTGGAAGTGGGAGAGAAAGTTGTTTTCCTAAGCAATGGGGAGGAGGAAACCATATACAGCTCGCTTCAGATTTTAAGGGAAATGAAATGGACCTCATCTTCGTCACGGATTTGAAGCGACATAACTCAATTCTAAGCAAAACGTTTGACTTTGCCTGGGCATCTAACTTCCTTACCACCGCAGATTTCATTGACCATACTCTCAAGATTGATGACATTATCACCATTGAACTCGGTAAAAATCCATCGGTTCCATTCTCCAGATCATCCTACTATAAAATCGTCTACCTTAGGTGGTTGGACTCGACTGTCATCGTCATGAAGAAAACCAGTCTTGCTATTGCCAAGAAGGCAACACTCAAGAACCTCGAAGACGTGCTCCTTGAGTCACCATGA
- the LOC121262808 gene encoding ubiquitin carboxyl-terminal hydrolase 16-like: protein MRDTGFLLGFPSLVLVACVLAPVIGFVIRRKWRLAVARKEEIKRLLVLAAEEAARAELEVSSGYGVGALAACEVPISTSYHECAVCYSPTTTRCARCKVVRYCSGKCQIIHWRQGHKEGCYPPGTTQRIIDVGSKVTVQDDHKTSGSSFETEGRFCANPSERFPGEPVYSSPGLSPDSPSEKIDDKKSEFLQDSKGTSSDSETSSMSFSGLSTSTSSGKVSDDVSEGESTDSNESQGSDVHLPVNNPLDIHDTISSVKHINQSQALSPKFASLVYSVDSLTKANKLNQTKPNRRDGESVCASTSSLGLGSNCMLKDSIAEPRTVSAGFWGTTLDSIGSKIDTSDNYVLSNSHGVGDSKLSDSGSVLSFSFSLSETTPLHAQDAKVKGIVSDDAFPCALRITKSVHGAAVSENICADVPNKNSSSLNEGSTHTDNDASCDSHSLKCIKVESMSSSSSYVHLSSNALRDSISSDASNVINLPSSSSERLKHDTDDPESTSHILKSRGVRCLSSSAFDVRVASSAQGQSVPVDKSGKVDGVQASAAISSCVRSGLKTSVQEVADQFRGSKLSKHCMVGDGCEVSARYTDKGIFPYELFVKLNNWNTIEFRPCGLINCGNSCYANAVLQCLAFTPPLTAYFLQGLHSKSCVKKEGCFTCEFESLILKAREGNSPLSPIGILGKLQNIGNQLGNGREEDAHEFLRYAIDTMQSVCLKEARLDASGPLEEETTLIGLTFGGYLRSKIKCTKCQGKSERQERMMDLTVGIEGDIETLEEALHQFTDTEILDGENKYRCSRCKSYERAKKKLTITEAPNILTIALKRFQSGKFGKLNKPIQFPEILDLAPFISGTSDKSPIYRLYGVVVHLDVMNASFSGHYVCYVKNVQNKWFKIDDSTVTPVELKGVLTKGAYMLLYARSSPRVPCLIRNKIISWDPRNKAIPSWISGKNTISKSNADQSFQVSIPPDSSASFESFNTRSLQLQRIPEEDSSSDSSSLLSNSDEGSCGTDSTRDSTSTDELSDFIFGESGQSWNSPSRSPDSNTSSSSSSPCPSRHSPTSYSEPDALDFTGTSRSQAEGSVPFLHPDTTRHCRKLVTSSSCRETESQRLGSNPSHDVNSGISFKKSMRERRD, encoded by the exons ATGCGTGATACCGGGTTTTTGTTAGGGTTTCCGAGCCTGGTGCTTGTTGCGTGCGTGCTTGCTCCGGTGATCGGGTTCGTAATTCGGCGAAAATGGCGGCTCGCCGTGGCGAGAAAGGAGGAGATCAAGCGGTTGTTAGTACTGGCCGCCGAAGAAGCCGCAAGAGCTGAGCTCGAGGTGTCGTCCGGGTACGGTGTAGGTGCCCTTGCCGCATGTGAGGTTCCGATTTCGACGAGTTATCATGAATGCGCCGTGTGTTATTCCCCTACCACTACTCGTTGTGCCCGATGCAAGGTCGTCCGATACTG CTCCGGCAAATGCCAGATAATCCACTGGAGACAAGGTCACAAGGAGGGATGTTATCCTCCTGGTACCACTCAGCGGATTATTGATGTGGGAAGCAAGGTGACAGTTCAAGATGACCATAAAACTAGTGGTAGCAGTTTTGAGACTGAAGGTAGGTTTTGCGCAAATCCAAGCGAAAGATTTCCTGGGGAACCTGTTTATTCCAGTCCTGGCTTGTCTCCTGATTCTCCATCTGAGAAGATTGATGATAAGAAATCTGAGTTCCTGCAAGATAGTAAAGGAACTAGTTCTGATTCTGAAACATCAAGTATGTCATTTTCAGGACTTTCTACTTCCACTAGCAGTGGCAAAGTATCTGATGATGTTTCCGAGGGTGAGAGCACAGACTCAAATGAGTCCCAGGGATCAGATGTACATCTGCCTGTTAATAATCCCCTCGACATTCATGACACCATTTCTAGTGTTAAGCACATAAATCAAAGCCAGGCATTGTCGCCAAAGTTTGCTAGTTTAGTCTATTCTGTAGATAGCCTTACCAAAGCTAATAAATTAAATCAGACCAAACCCAATCGTAGAGATGGAGAAAGTGTTTGTGCTTCAACTAGTTCTTTGGGTTTGGGAAGTAATTGCATGCTCAAGGATTCAATTGCTGAACCCCGTACGGTGTCAGCTGGTTTCTGGGGGACAACTCTTGACTCCATTGGGTCCAAAATTGATACCTCTGATAATTATGTTTTGTCAAATTCTCATGGAGTTGGTGACAGCAAATTATCTGACTCTGGGTCTGTCTTAAGTTTTTCATTCAGCTTGTCTGAAACAACAcctttgcatgcacaagatgCTAAGGTAAAAGGCATTGTATCAGATGATGCTTTTCCCTGTGCTTTGCGTATCACTAAGTCTGTTCATGGGGCAGCAGtgtcagaaaatatttgtgCTGATGTTCCAAACAAAAACTCTTCATCCCTGAATGAAGGGTCTACCCATACGGATAATGATGCTAGCTGTGATTCACATTCGTTGAAGTGCATTAAAGTCGAATCTAtgtcctcttcctcttcatatGTTCATCTATCTTCAAACGCTCTTCGAGATTCAATAAGTTCAGATGCTTCAAATGTCATTAACTTGCCATCCTCGAGCTCTGAAAGGTTGAAGCATGACACCGATGACCCTGAAAGTACTTCACATATTTTGAAGTCCAGAGGAGTCAGATGTTTATCATCCAGTGCTTTTGATGTTCGTGTAGCCTCTAGTGCTCAGGGACAGTCAGTTCCTGTGGATAAATCAGGAAAGGTTGATGGTGTTCAGGCTAGTGCTGCTATATCCTCTTGCGTTAGGAGTGGCTTGAAAACATCTGTACAGGAGGTTGCTGACCAGTTCAGAGGAtctaaattatcaaaacactgCATGGTAGGCGATGGATGTGAGGTTTCTGCAAGATACACGGACAAG gGGATTTTTCCATACGAATTGTTTGTCAAGCTCAATAATTGGAATACAATAGAATTTCGTCCTTGTGGTCTTATAAATTGTGGGAACAG CTGTTATGCTAATGCTGTGCTCCAGTGCTTGGCATTTACACCTCCTTTGACTGCTTATTTTCTTCAAGGGCTTCATTCGAAATCAT GCGTAAAGAAAGAGGGGTGTTTCACCTGTgagtttgaaagtttaataTTGAAAGCAAGGGAGGGGAATTCTCCACTCTCTCCTATTGGGATACTTGGGAAACTTCAAAATATTGGCAATCAGCTTGGTAATGGGAGGGAAGAGGACGCCCATGAGTTTTTGAG GTATGCTATTGATACAATGCAATCTGTTTGCCTTAAGGAAGCTAGGCTAGATGCGTCAGGGCCCTTGGAAGAAGAAACCACTCTAATAGGCCTCACATTTGGTGGTTACCTTCGTTCAAAG ATAAAATGCACCAAGTGCCAAGGCAAGTCTGAGCGGCAGGAAAGGATGATGGATCTTACCGTGGGGATTGAAGGGGATATAGAAACCTTGGAAGAGGCCCTTCATCAATTTACAGATACTGAGATTTTGGACGGTGAAAACAAGTATCGATGTAGCAG ATGCAAATCTTATGAGAGGGCCAAAAAGAAACTGACAATAACAGAAGCTCCAAATATCCTTACAATAGCATTGAAACGATTCCAG TCAGGTAAATTTGGGAAGCTTAATAAACCAATTCAATTTCCGGAGATACTGGACTTGGCACCCTTTATTAGTGGGACAAGTGATAAGTCACCTATATATAGGCTTTATGGAGTGGTGGTCCATTTAGACGTCATGAATGCATCCTTTTCTGGTCATTATGTATGCTATGTTAAGAATGTCCAAAACAAGTGGTTCAAGATTGATGACAGCACT GTAACGCCCGTGGAACTTAAAGGGGTCTTGACAAAAGGGGCATACATGCTTCTATATGCCAG ATCCTCACCAAGGGTTCCATGCTTGAttagaaacaaaataatttcttggGACCCCAGAAATAAAGCCATCCCTTCCTGGATCAGCGGAAAGAATACCATATCCAAATCAAATGCTGACCAAAGTTTTCAGGTTTCAATTCCTCCAGACAGTTCTGCCAGCTTTGAATCTTTTAACACCAGGTCTCTCCAGCTGCAAAGGATACCAGAAGAGGACTCTTCGAGTGATAGTTCTTCCCTTCTCAGCAACTCTGATGAAGGCTCCTGCGGCACCGATAGTACCCGCGATTCTACCAGTACCGATGAATTATCTGACTTTATATTTGGTGAATCGGGACAGAGTTGGAACAGTCCATCAAGGAGTCCCGATTCGAatacttcatcttcctcttcctctccctgTCCCTCAAGGCATTCACCCACTTCTTATTCGGAGCCGGATGCTTTGGATTTCACCGGAACAAGTAGGTCTCAAGCTGAGGGAAGTGTTCCGTTTTTGCATCCTGACACAACCCGACATTGTAGAAAGTTAGTGACTAGTAGTAGTTGTAGGGAAACTGAGTCACAGAGATTAGGATCTAACCCCTCTCACGATGTAAACTCTGgcatatcttttaaaaaatcaatgagGGAAAGAAGAGATTAA